Within the Bacillus sp. 2205SS5-2 genome, the region AATTGTGACAAGGGGAACAGAAAGCGAAGAATTGATTCGCAATCGAATGAATGAAGCACGAAAAGAATTAGAAATGATGGATCTATACGATTATGTTGTAGAAAATGACGAAGTAACAAAAGCCGTGGACAGAATTAAATGTATCGTTATTGCAGAACATTGTCGTAGAGAGCGTGTACAAGGTAGATATATTAAAATGTTGGAGGCGGAATAAAAATGTTATATCCTTCTATTGATGCGTTAATGAATAAAATTGATTCAAAATACTCTTTGGTCAGTGTTGCGGCGAAGCGAGCCCGTAGCCTTCAAGAAGATGGGAAAGAAAAATTAACTTCTTATGTTTCTGAGAAATACGTAGGGAAAGCGTTAGAAGAGATACATGCTGGCGAATTATCGATGAAAGAAAGAGAATTAGATGCAATCTATTCAGATGAAAAATAACAACCTATTTATAGGTTGTTATTTCTTTTTAAAAGCTGTTTTGACAAAGACTGTTGCATTTTGTACTAGTCTTAAAACTGTAACCTAGATTGGTTTCGGGTCATCTTTTCGTGATTTTTTGACTGAAATATCTGCAAAAGTAGATATTTACCCCAAAGGATGGATCAATAGCA harbors:
- the rpoZ gene encoding DNA-directed RNA polymerase subunit omega; its protein translation is MLYPSIDALMNKIDSKYSLVSVAAKRARSLQEDGKEKLTSYVSEKYVGKALEEIHAGELSMKERELDAIYSDEK